The Alicyclobacillus macrosporangiidus CPP55 genome segment CGGCGGTGATGACGTACTCCCGGCAGGCGTGCGGCACGTCAATCTCGCCAGCGATCCGGCCCAGGTACGCATACGCCGACTTTCTCGGCGGAAGCTCCCGCCACCACTCGTTGCGGCGGCGGATTTCCTCCAGCAGGCGCTGGTAGTGTGGTTCGGCTTCCCGCGCGAGCCGTTCCAGTTCCGGCTCGCCCCGCAACACCCGTTCCATCTCGCGTTGGGCCTGTTCAATCTCGGCCATGTGCATTTCTATCAGCCTCCCTTCAACCGAACAGGAATTGTAGGGCAAAATGAAAGGCCGTGAGTCCAACGACACACGGCGCAATTCTTTGCTTCCGTATTACTCCTTCTGAAGTACTTACATCGCTCGATGTTCGTAGCTAGAAGAGATTTGAGCCTCACCCTTCTGCTTTCTTGCCCTCTCTAACTCCTACCACTTCAGAGTTAACAAATCGCCCGCTCATGTTGACGACATGGCGGAAAGACGACTCAGAATCATGACCATGTGCAAGATCCCCTGTTGGAAGTCGAGCAGGCGTAGCGACTCATCCGGTGCATGAATCCGAGAATTCCACCAACCGCATCCGGTCGCAACGATGGGCATGTCGTGACCAAGGTAGTGTCCGAACACATCCATTGGTCCAGTTCCAGGGGAGTTCGGCCAGACGTCCACTTCCGTACCGTACGCCTCGCGTGCCGCGTCGACCACCAGTCCCACGAACGGGTGATCCGTTCGGGCCCTGTAGGCCCGCTGACCGTTGAGGAGTTCCACCTCAATGTCAGAAAAGCCGTGTTGATCTAGGTGCTTCCGCACCTTGCGCAGGATGTCATTCGGATCTTGATCCGGAACGAGGCGGATGTCGATTTTCGCCTGCGCCTGCTTAGGTAACACCGTCTTGCTGCCAGGACCACTGTAGCCACTGTCGAGACCGCAGATGGTCAGGGTCGGTTCAAACACAAGGGATCGTTTGACTGACCGCTCTCCTGTAATAAAGGGCCGCTTAATACCAAACGTACGTGCAACCCCCGCCTCATCGTAGGACGCCGTGTCTACCAAAGCTTGTTCTTCCTCCGTCGGCACCAAGACATCGTCGTAAAACCCAGCTACTTGAATCCGGTGATCCGGTGTCCGTAACGTGGCAAGCGCCTGCACCAGCCGCCAGGCTGCATTATCGACCACCGCGCCAAATGAGGAATGCAGGTCAACATCCGCAGTGCGCGACCGCATCTGCAGATAGCACATGCCTTTGACGCCAAGGACGATCTCCACCCGTTTCTCCACCGTCTTGCCACCACCACCCTCCCAGATACATCCATCCGCACGAAACAGGTGGGCGTACCGTTCGAGATAGCGGCCAAGGTTCGGAGACCCGATTTCCTCCTCACCTTCGATCACGAATTTCACCCGGCACGGCAAGCATCGCTTCCGCATGAGCACGCGAACCGCGCTCAAACGCGCCA includes the following:
- a CDS encoding M20/M25/M40 family metallo-hydrolase, translating into MNDWRQWAREEFEASLADLQRLCRQPSVSAQGLGISDMVDLLSSLLEDAGGQVHVFRDFGNPLVFAEFEPSYPVSDERTLLFYNHYDVQPPEPLNEWSVPPFEAVVRDGRLIARGAADNKGNIMARLSAVRVLMRKRCLPCRVKFVIEGEEEIGSPNLGRYLERYAHLFRADGCIWEGGGGKTVEKRVEIVLGVKGMCYLQMRSRTADVDLHSSFGAVVDNAAWRLVQALATLRTPDHRIQVAGFYDDVLVPTEEEQALVDTASYDEAGVARTFGIKRPFITGERSVKRSLVFEPTLTICGLDSGYSGPGSKTVLPKQAQAKIDIRLVPDQDPNDILRKVRKHLDQHGFSDIEVELLNGQRAYRARTDHPFVGLVVDAAREAYGTEVDVWPNSPGTGPMDVFGHYLGHDMPIVATGCGWWNSRIHAPDESLRLLDFQQGILHMVMILSRLSAMSST